GTTTGATCAAGAATTTACAAAAGAAGAAGTCATCTTAGCAATTAAGCCCGCAATTCAAAATTTAGCAGAGGCTATTGGTACAGAAATATTACGTTTAAACAACCAAACTCCTCCAAAAGCTGTCATGCTAGTTGGTGGAGGTAGCTTGACACCAACAATTACAGAAGAATTGTGTAAAGTTTTACAGCTTCCAAACAACCGAGTGGCGGTACGTGGTATAGATGCAATTCAAAATTTAACAAAAGATGACGCAATAGCCGATACTCCAGAATTAGTAACACCCATTGGAATAGCCATTGCTGCAAAAAAAGCTCCGATACAATATATGAGTGTTACGGTAAATGAACAAATTGTACGCCTATTTGAAATGAAAGAGATGACGGTCGCCGATGCGTTACTTGCCGCAAATATTCAAGCGAAGCAGCTTTATGGGAAACCTGGACAAGGATTATCGCTCACTGTAAATGGTCAAGATATTTTTGTACCTGGGGAGCATGGTAGTCCGGCAACTATTTATGTCAATGGAGAAATTGCTTCTACTAAATCTTTCATAAAAAATGGGGATACACTTAAAATGGTAGAAGGAAAAAATGGGCAAGATGCCTCTGTGAAAGTGTCAGATATTGTCGATCAAGCATTAGTGAAAACGATAAAATTCCAAAATAACATGATTACAATAGAGCCAAAAGTTTTCGTAAATGATCAGAGAGTTGGATTTGATACAATATTAAATGATCGAGATAAAATACGTATTGAAACAATTGATACCGTTGAAGAGTTTTTAAAGGTGACAAATAACGAAGGCTTATTGAATCATTTAAAACCGTTCTTTGTTCAAATCGATCATAAGCCTGTGTATATACCTGAATTTTCAGCAAAGCTTTACATAAATGGTAAGCCAGGAAAGCTTCAATACCCTATACAAAACGAAGATGAAATTTCACTTGAAGAGGCAATACAACCTACAATTCAGTCATTAGCTGATCAATTTGATATTGTTCTTGAAGAAAAAATAAAAGTAATTTTTCAGAATGAAGAAATCGAAATGCATAAAATAATAAAAGAAGTATTAGTGAATGGTAGCATCTATCAACCTAGTGCTAAAATTTTTAACGGTGCGACCATCCAATTTATAGAGAAAGAAACGCAAAGATGGATTTTCCAGGATGTTTTTAAGTTCTCAAATTGGCAACTACCAACCCATTTTAAAGGCCAGTTCCATATTTTAAGAAATGGTGAGGCTGCAACATTTGATACAGAAATATTTGGTGGAGATCATTTAGAAATAGTACTAATTGAACAACATATATAAAAAAGAAGACTCCAAAAGCCAATACTTTTGGAGTCTTCTTTCTATATTGAAGAAGGACGTGCAGCTTCTGCAATCTCATTTCCTTCTGTTAGTTCGTTTTCGATTAACTCTAAAGGCTCCTCACCCTCAGCTGACACCGTACCATCATCGTATAAAGTTGGGACCTTTGATGTTTTCGATTTTACTTTATCAACTAATTGAACAGACTGCTCTTTTAGTTGATTTGAAATTTGAACAGTTTTTTCTTTTGCAGTAGTGGAAAATTCCACACCTTTATCACGTATCGAAATTGCTTGAGTTGCAACGTCACTTCTAAGCTCTTTCCCCGTTTTCGGTGCAAGTAATAATCCAGTTGCAGCTCCAATAATACCTCCAACTAAAGCTCCGATTACGAAATCTTTCACATTAATCATCTCCTCTTTGTATATTGGATCCTTTGTCACATGATAAACCTGTGATAGGTTTGACTGTTCTTTTACTTCATTGTAATTTGGCTTTTCAGTTGTCATTTATACTCCCCTTTATTTGAATATTAAAAAACCGTTAAAATGTATGCAAATTACTTTGATGTTTTACGGTGTTTCCATTTTTCGGCCAATTCAATTGCAACGTTACCCCATTGAACAACTTGAGCTATTTTTTCCTCATTTTTGTTCACTTCATTCGCAATTGAAGTGGAAATATGATTAATTGAATTATTAAGACCATTCACCGATGTACCTATATTTTGCACTGCATCTACAACAGTATTTAGCTTTTCAGATTTTTGTGCAAAATCATCTGCTAATAAATTTGTTTTTTCAAGTAATGATGTTGTTTCCCGTGTGATACCTTCCATTTGCTTTTCAATTCCTGCTGCAGTACCTGCAATGCTATTTAGAATATTTTTGAGTGAGAAAAGTGTCATCCCAATACTAATACATAATACTAGAAAAGCAATTGCGGCAATTAAAGCTGCGATGTATAAAATGACTTCCATGTAAAACCCTCCAATAGGTTGTTATTAAATATATTTCGACAAAATTTGTGTAAATCCTTTTACTTTTTGAAAAAACAGCCTATCTAAAAAGATAAGCTGTTATATAGTGAAAAAATTAAAGAAATAAAAATTACTATCACTACTTATTTTTTAGAACAGATTCAAATGCATCTTGGAACTTATGAACGTCTCCAGCTCCCATAAATAAATATACCGCAGGAATGTTTTGTTCCACCATTTGAACATTTTCAATTTTAAGTATGTTACTTCCGTCTATCAAGTTTGCTAAATCTCCAATCGAAAGATTCCCACTCTTTTCCCTTGCTGAACTAAAAATATCACATAAGTACACAGCATCCGCCTGAGATAAGCTTTCAGCAAACTCATTTAAGAATGCTTCTGTACGGCTAAATGTATGAGGCTGGAAAATAGCTACAAGCTTTCGATCAGGGTATTTTTGACGTGCAGATTGGATTGTCGCTCTTATCTCTGTAGGATGGTGGGCATAATCATCTACAAGTACATTATGACCAATTTTCGTTTCGGTAAAACGTCTTTTCACACCTTCATACGTGCTAAGTCTTTCTTGTACTAATTGAGCAGGTATTCCTTCGTAATGAGAAAGTGCAATAACAGATAATGAATTTAACACATTATGATCTCCATACAATGGAATCGTGAACGTATTGTAATATTCGTTTCGAACATGAACCTCAAAAGTAGTTCCTTCTGTTGTTTTAACCACATTTCGGGCAGCAAAATCATTTTCTAGCCCAAATCCATAGTAGACAACCGGAACATTTGCTTGAATTTGCTGTAAATGATCGTCATCACCACATGCAATGATTGCCTTTTTTACTTGTAATGCAAGTTCCTGAAAAGCCTTTTGTACATCTTGTATGTTAGAAAAATAATCTGGATGATCAAAATCAATATTTGTCATAACTGCATAATCAGGATGATAAGCTAGGAAATGTCTACGATATTCACAGGCTTCCATAACAAAAAATGATGCATCTTTTTTTCCTGAACCAGTTCCATCTCCAATTAAAAATGATGTTGGCATATAGCCACCAATCACATGACTCATTAAACCAGTTGTAGAAGTTTTTCCATGTGCACCTGTTATAGCGATAGATGTATATTTTTTAATATAATCTCCTAAAAACTTGTGATACCTTATTACCTCAACACCGATTTCCTTTGCTCGGACAATCTCAGGATGGTCATCACTAAATGCATTACCAGCTATAACCGTCATACCTGGTTTTATGTTGTCTGGATCGAATTTTAAGATGGTAATATTACGATCTCTCAATGGTTTTTCTGTAAAATAATAAGTCTCTACATCAGAACCTTGTACTTGTTCACCTGAGTCGAATAAAATTTGTGCTAATGAACTCATACCAGAACCTTTAATTCCTGTAAAATGATAAAATGTCATACTGTAAACCTCCTGGGATACATAATTTGACCCCCATGATGAACTATTGTAATTATAAGGAATTTTGAGCAAAATAATTACAATAAATTAAAACTTCTATCAGCGAAGGCTTTTCTCCACTGATTAGCTGAATAAAAAATCTATACCATTATAGCACTATTTTGGCAAAACATTAACTTAACATTTATTTTAGTTTGTCTGCATTTAAGCCACTTATAACCAAATTTTACCCTCATAGAAAAAATGTGAGGTAACCCTCACATTATTCAAACATTGAATTTAAATCTGACTCTGTTATAAAGACTTCTCTAGGCTTACTACCCCTTTGTTCAGAGATAAAGCCGTTCTTTTCTAGCATATCCATTAAACGCGCAGCTCTATTATACCCAATATGGTAATTTCGCTGTATTGATGAAGTGGAAGCAGACCCTTGTTCATAAACAAAGCGACAAACTTCTTCAAATAATTCATCATTCTCTTCCACACTTTCAGCCTTCTTTAACAGTTCCTCATGCTCAAACAAATAATTTGGTTTCCCTTGGCTTCGAACATGCTCGATAATTTCTTCAATTTCATCATCGGTTACAAAGGTTCCTTGAATTCTTAGAGGAGAACTCATTCCGTTTCCTAAATACAGCATATCACCGCGCCCTAACAAACGTTCTGCTCCTTGACCATCTAATATTGTTCTAGAATCGATTTGAGAAGAAACAGCAAATGCAATACGCGTAGGGATATTGGATTTAATTAAACCAGTGATGACATCAACAGAAGGTCTTTGTGTCGCGACGATCAAGTGAATTCCGCAAGCTCTAGCTTTCTGGGCAATTCGGGCAATCGATTCTTCAACATCACTAGGCGCCATCATCATTAAATCAGCTAACTCGTCTATGACGATTAAAATATATGGTAATTTATTTTTATTACCATTTTTTTCTGCTTGCTTATTATATCTCGATAGATCACGAACTCCTACATGAGCAAATAGCTGATAACGTCTTTCCATCTCTTCCACAGCCCATTTTAAAGCAGCAGTCGCTGTTTTTACATCTGTGATAACAGGGCTTACTAAATGTGGAATGTTGTTAAATGGTGCAAGCTCAACAACTTTTGGATCTATCAACATTAGTTTCAACTCATGTGGATCAGCTTTATACAATAAACTTACTAAAATTGAATTGATACAGACAGATTTCCCAGAACCTGTTGCCCCTGCAATTAGTCCATGAGGCATTTTACGTAAATCAATAGTCATTGGTTTTCCAGTTAAATCAAGCCCCAACGCTGCTTCAAGTGGTGAGGTTGAATTTAAAAATGCCTCACTTCCTACTACTTCAGATATACGAACAGCTCTCGAAATACGATTTGGTATTTCAATCCCTATTGAGCTTTTTCCTGGTATTGGAGCTTGAATCCGAATATCTTTAGCGGCAAGTGCTAGTTTCAAATCATCCGCCAGATTTTTAATTTTACTAACTTTCGTTCCATGTCCAACAGTAATTTCAAATTGTGTTACGGCTGGTCCTTGCATAATGGATTCAACTTGCGCTGTTACTTGGAAATAAGACAATGATTCAACTAACACTTCTGCTTGAGCTTCCATCCATTCAAGATCCTCAGTTTTTTCCTCTGGGGGTACTAAATAGGAAAAAGATGGTTTTTCATATGTGAATGTTGTTTTAGTTGAGTCATGAGTAATATCATCATTCATAGATGAATGTTCCGCTTTACTGATATCATTATCGTTGTTGATTCGTTGTTGGAATTCATTATTTATCGTTAACGTATCTACCTTAGAAACAATATTACCTGTTAACCCATTAGTACTTTCTTGCTTACTAAGAATTTTTTCTTTATCTGATTTTAGCATGAGTACATTAAATGGCAATTTACTCCCTGAAGGCATTTTATTATTTTCATTGTTTGTACTATGAATATTTAATTCACTTTCGTCATTGATATTATCTTGTTCAATTTTTTCTTCAAATTCATCAACTTCAATATCTTCATCATTATCATTCTCTCGAACATTTTCTACTTCGTAAATGTCTTCATCTTCTACGTCTTCGTCTGTCGGATCTACATCTTCTTCTGCTTCGAAATCGTTATATAAATCTTCTTGAGTTTCTAATTCCTCATAGATGTCGTCTTCTTCTAATTCCAATTGATCATATGAGTCATCTTCATTTGATTCGAAATCATCATATTCATCATACTCATCTTCAAAATAAAGGTTATCATCAGTTTCTAAGTATTTCTCTTCTTCTTGAAGTTCGATTGGCTCAAGCGTTTTTTCGATTTCTAAATCCTCTTGAACTACTATTACTTTTTCATTAGAGATGCTTTCAATTTCCTGAGGATGTATTAAAACATTATCCTTTAAAGAATCTTCTTGTGTAGAAATTTCTTCTAAAGCGATTTCATTTTTATCCTCAATAACAATCATCTTAGAGGAATTGGCTGGTTCAACATCTGATGGAATTACAGGAATCGGTTTTGTAAATGAACTTATATCCTCTACTACAGCTGATGTGCTTGCAGATTCACGAACTCCTTGAAACACTTCTGTAAGTGGTGCCTCATCTATTAATGAACTGCTACCTAGTGGTGAATTCTGATCTTGTTTTTGTTCTTCCAAATGGTTGTTTTGGTCAACCTTCTTTTGTAATAGTTCATTAATATTACTTGGCTTTCTAAAACCATGTATTGGTGATGGCACATTAGTAGGAACAAATCTTTTACGTTCTACTAATATCTCTTCTGTTGCTTCCTTTTCTTTCTGTTCTTTTTTAATCTGATTCAATCGATTTTTTGAATTTTGACTTTCCAATTTAGGTTTACGTAGCTCGTTGTTAGATTTACTAATTAACGGGGATCGTTGTTCTACAGTATGCTTTCTAACAGTATAGCCTTTTTGTTGTCTACGCTGTTCTAATAAATTACGGAGACCTGAGACTTCCACATCGTATACTTCATTACTACTTACATGGTGAGAAAATTCTCTATAATGATTACTTATATTTAGTTGACTATGATCCATTCGCGGAGGATCTTTTTTTAGGTGATCTATCTCTTCATCTTCTATCATCGGAAAACGAAATGATCGATTCTGATTCTCCTGTTCAAAAGTTTCGGTTGCCTGTCCAAAATCTTCCCTATTTATTTCATCATCATAAATATCATCGTTATCATCATAAAAAAATCTACTAAACTTCTTTTTAAACCAATTCATTTTTATATCACTCTCTTCTTTTACCTTGCAATTTCATTATATGATAATTATATGAATAGAAGTGTTTATAATTTACTTTTATGTATTAATTCATATGCACAAATATGACTAATTTCATTCATTTAGACCAAATTTTTGCAACATTAGGTTATCATAACAATTAAATTTTAAGGATACTCCTTTTCATTTACTTCAATATTAAGAAACAAAAGTACACTTACGCTACCCCTTCTATACTAG
Above is a genomic segment from Lysinibacillus sp. PLM2 containing:
- the murC gene encoding UDP-N-acetylmuramate--L-alanine ligase gives rise to the protein MTFYHFTGIKGSGMSSLAQILFDSGEQVQGSDVETYYFTEKPLRDRNITILKFDPDNIKPGMTVIAGNAFSDDHPEIVRAKEIGVEVIRYHKFLGDYIKKYTSIAITGAHGKTSTTGLMSHVIGGYMPTSFLIGDGTGSGKKDASFFVMEACEYRRHFLAYHPDYAVMTNIDFDHPDYFSNIQDVQKAFQELALQVKKAIIACGDDDHLQQIQANVPVVYYGFGLENDFAARNVVKTTEGTTFEVHVRNEYYNTFTIPLYGDHNVLNSLSVIALSHYEGIPAQLVQERLSTYEGVKRRFTETKIGHNVLVDDYAHHPTEIRATIQSARQKYPDRKLVAIFQPHTFSRTEAFLNEFAESLSQADAVYLCDIFSSAREKSGNLSIGDLANLIDGSNILKIENVQMVEQNIPAVYLFMGAGDVHKFQDAFESVLKNK
- a CDS encoding cell division protein FtsA, producing MCSKLFALDIGTRSVVGIILEEQNNNYHVADIIMKEHKERAMVDGQIHNVLYVAELINEIKNELETKHGPLSKVSVAAAGRALKTEQASVTINIKNRPIFTEEDISRLELQAVQQAQGKLIGQQNDSSNHYYCVGYSVLYYKLDGEEIGSLVDQQGDEASIEVIATFLPRVVVESLLAALKRANLEMEAMTLEPIAAINVLIPSSMRRLNVALVDIGAGTSDIAITDKGTIVAYGMVPVAGDEITEALSDHYLLDFPVAEKAKRQMHTESSIFIKDILGFDQEFTKEEVILAIKPAIQNLAEAIGTEILRLNNQTPPKAVMLVGGGSLTPTITEELCKVLQLPNNRVAVRGIDAIQNLTKDDAIADTPELVTPIGIAIAAKKAPIQYMSVTVNEQIVRLFEMKEMTVADALLAANIQAKQLYGKPGQGLSLTVNGQDIFVPGEHGSPATIYVNGEIASTKSFIKNGDTLKMVEGKNGQDASVKVSDIVDQALVKTIKFQNNMITIEPKVFVNDQRVGFDTILNDRDKIRIETIDTVEEFLKVTNNEGLLNHLKPFFVQIDHKPVYIPEFSAKLYINGKPGKLQYPIQNEDEISLEEAIQPTIQSLADQFDIVLEEKIKVIFQNEEIEMHKIIKEVLVNGSIYQPSAKIFNGATIQFIEKETQRWIFQDVFKFSNWQLPTHFKGQFHILRNGEAATFDTEIFGGDHLEIVLIEQHI
- a CDS encoding UPF0478 protein yields the protein MEVILYIAALIAAIAFLVLCISIGMTLFSLKNILNSIAGTAAGIEKQMEGITRETTSLLEKTNLLADDFAQKSEKLNTVVDAVQNIGTSVNGLNNSINHISTSIANEVNKNEEKIAQVVQWGNVAIELAEKWKHRKTSK